A genome region from Sphaeramia orbicularis chromosome 19, fSphaOr1.1, whole genome shotgun sequence includes the following:
- the grb7 gene encoding growth factor receptor-bound protein 7: MMEVAGHWSEVFGGSESSEGTENLLGSSTLTLAPLVADSPTIRRSQPILINTNRIKGVEPLSSSVPAIPNPFPELCSPSKSPVLISSLPPPSSDKHLIKVYGEDSHSRSVWVSPEATAREVCQMLVQTAHCSDQENWALLEVHPALGLERCLEDHEVVLEVQSSWSLKGDTKLVFCKNYAKYEFFRKPMLFFPESMISDSADVNKGLTSSELIQNLLKSGTCPEIQGFLHVKEPSRKAWKKVYFFLRRSGLYCSTKGSSKEPRHLQYVADVKDLNVYTVVNSRKLYGAPADFTFCIKPSRNPVRTQDLKILCAENEQTRTCWTSSFRLFKHGKQLQCNYQLSKLAPRSLERPTNSTDGKSKSEASLVAMDFSGKAGGRVIQNPTEAQSAEREEGQAWRRREALRCSLPNLSSGTRPSSIHKTQQWFHGGVSRKDAQRLIEKQGLVDGMFLIRDSQQHAQCFVLSLCYKLKTKHYLVIPCEEGGRKYYTMDDGLTLFVDLLQLVEFHQINKGILPVCLKHPCVCVAL; the protein is encoded by the exons ATGATGGAGGTGGCAGGCCACTGGTCCGAAGTGTTTGGGGGCTCTGAGTCGTCCGAGGGAACAGAGAATTTGCTGGGCAGCTCCACTCTGACCCTGGCTCCTCTGGTAGCTGATTCTCCCACTATTCGCCGCTCCCAGCCAATCCTAATCAACACAAACAG GATCAAAGGTGTGGAGCCGCTGTCTTCCTCTGTTCCAGCTATACCCAACCCCTTTCCAGAGCTGTGCAGCCCCTCAAAGTCGCCCGTGCTCATTAGTTCACTTCCACCACCATCAAGTGACAAACAT TTAATTAAGGTGTATGGAGAGGACAGCCACAGCAGGTCTGTGTGGGTTTCTCCAGAGGCCACAGCCAGAGAGGTGTGTCAAATGTTGGTCCAGACGGCCCACTGCAGCGACCAGGAAAACTGGGCTCTTCTTGAAGTCCATCCAGCTCTGGGACTGG AGAGGTGTCTGGAGGATCATGAAGTGGTGCTGGAGGTGCAGTCCTCCTGGTCCCTCAAAGGTGACACAAAGCTGGTTTTCTGCAAAAATTACGCCAAATATGAGTTCTTCAGAAAACCAATG ctgttCTTCCCAGAGTCCATGATCTCTGACAGCGCAGACGTCAACAAGGGCTTGACATCATCTGAACTTATTCAG AATCTGCTAAAGTCTGGAACGTGTCCAGAGATCCAAGGTTTCCTACATGTCAAAGAACCCAGTCGTAAGGCTTGGAAAAAGGTCTACTTCTTTCTCCGGCGTTCCGGCCTCTACTGCTCCACCAAGGGCTCGTCCAAG GAGCCTCGCCATCTGCAGTATGTGGCCGATGTGAAAGATCTAAACGTTTACACGGTGGTGAACAGTCGTAAACTGTATGGAGCACCTGCCGACTTCACCTTCTGTATCAAG CCTTCCAGAAATCCTGTGCGCACTCAAGACCTAAAGATCCTATGTGCTGAGAATGAACAGACACGGACATGTTGGACATCATCGTTCAGATTGTTCAAG CATGGCAAACAGCTCCAGTGTAACTACCAGTTATCCAAGCTGGCCCCACGAAGCCTCGAAAGACCCACCAACTCCACAGATGGCAAA TCAAAATCAGAGGCGAGCCTGGTGGCCATGGACTTCTCAGGGAAGGCTGGAGGACGGGTCATCCAGAATCCCACAGAGGCCCAGAGTGCAGAGAGGGAGGAGGGACAAGCCTGGAGG AGGAGAGAAGCCCTGAGGTGCAGTTTGCCCAACTTGAGCTCTGGCACAAGACCTTCCT CAATTCACAAGACCCAGCAATGGTTTCATGGTGGTGTTTCCAGAAAGGACGCACAGAGACTGATAGAGAAACAGGGGCTTGTAGATGG gaTGTTCCTCATCCGTGACAGTCAGCAGCATGCACAGTGCTTCGTCCTTTCACTGTGTTACAAACTGAAGACTAAACATTACCTGGTTATCCCT TGTGAGGAGGGAGGCAGAAAGTACTACACCATGGACGATGGTTTGACACTCTTCGTAGACCTTCTGCAACTGGTGGAGTTTCACCAAATCAACAAGGGCATCCTTCCTGTCTGCCTCAAACACCCTTGCGTCTGTGTAGCATTATGA